One segment of Falco peregrinus isolate bFalPer1 chromosome 4, bFalPer1.pri, whole genome shotgun sequence DNA contains the following:
- the CREG2 gene encoding LOW QUALITY PROTEIN: protein CREG2 (The sequence of the model RefSeq protein was modified relative to this genomic sequence to represent the inferred CDS: deleted 1 base in 1 codon), which translates to MSAGRWLPAWCWLPALLWGGAGGYVVVSSVSWPLPDGGAAADELHSSSTEEALPALLEEAGGLWKQSYPASAYREDAALGSGPAARRPEQGAAPSRMFSYRREGGGAPGRAGTARFLARYNTWGFVATRAAHGKIQGMPYGNCLLLSDGPVNNSTGIPFFYVTLKDNTVADLLKNPMASLTLPETDGNFCRKNVIDPEDPRCARLTLMGQMVTVPPEEAEFAKQAMFSRHPVVRKWPRSYEWFFMKMNIEHIWLQSWYGEVSAIAVEEYLKAVPSKGLNGL; encoded by the exons ATGTCGGCGGGGCGGTGGCTGCCGGCGTGGTGCTGGCTGCCGGCGCTGCTGtggggcggcgcggggggctaCGTGGTGGTCAGCTCGGTGTCCTGGCCGCTGCCCGac gggggggcggcggcggacGAGCTGCACAGCTCCTCCACCGAGGAGGCGCTCCCCGCGCTGCTGGAGGAGGCGGGCGGCCTCTGGAAGCAGAGCTACCCGGCCTCGGCTTACCGGGAGGACGCGGCCCTGGGCTccgggccggcggcgcggcggccggaGCAGGGGGCCGCCCCCTCCAGGATGTTCTCCTACCGAcgggagggcggcggggcgccgggccgcgccgggaCCGCCCGCTTCCTCGCCCGCTACAACACCTGGGGCTTCGTGGCGACGCGGGCGGCGCACGGAAAG ATCCAAGGTATGCCCTATGGGAACTGTTTACTTCTCAGCGATGGTCCTGTCAATAACAGCACTGGAATCCCCTTCTTTTACGTGACGCTGAAGGATAACACTGTGGCAGATCTCCTGAAGAATCCCATGGCTTCTCTGACCCTGCCAGAGACAGATGGAAATTTCTGCAG AAAAAACGTAATTGATCCGGAGGATCCAAGGTGCGCCAGGCTGACTCTCATGGGACAGATGGTCACGGTGCCTCCGGAGGAAGCAGAATTTGCCAAGCAAGCAATGTTTTCCAG GCACCCAGTGGTAAGAAAGTGGCCTCGTAGCTATGAGTGGTTCTTCATGAAAATGAACATTGAGCACATCTGGCTTCAAAGCTGGTATGGAGAAGTTTCTGCCATTGCAGTAGAAgagtatttaaaagctgttccAAGTAAAGGATTGAATGGACTTTGA